One part of the Ornithodoros turicata isolate Travis chromosome 2, ASM3712646v1, whole genome shotgun sequence genome encodes these proteins:
- the LOC135383559 gene encoding neprilysin-1-like, producing MNNSAQPRPTEVGAGTTGEARAFETGYEKGAAGNYDRRSPHLKEPPNTLAQEGRDISQEQKKFKTTGTIMCAIIFVGVITIIVVKIIRVGKYDPLTDDDVCNTFDCMIYEQLLKASLDRSLDPCENFYRYVCSAWDRTHARSVLDQHRRDHLKMISGKARDIKAPPTDQSATEKAAKYYQSCIELAFKNRSEISEFREMMKDGNITWPHSSQNSDFLQMMAHAIAKWDVSPVLQFQKIIRNETVVLTISPGRFVSAWHETRSRLIASGRYYQYFSRLYDVFGVNAPSMATLDMMNNVEDKIMTSLLHGLLDESTAELEEDALINASTAFSYERWRQLFKDVLDVPNDQKIVARVVSLDYFKELNAVTKEQTESAMINFFSQAVLFEIGHLFLPDVANLVYVSKEEAVEAALFRCLYHVERHMELAITMPHLYDVIPSVTQWDVTALYENVSFVVERHVRVLSPEYVPRHHANASGILGAFDRLLKPSELDQRFARFPNMGTSFSTNFLKVVAATRLNTGKRARYLHRVNYSRLYDVALQRITLTPFVLTLPVYAVGVPAAVRYGSLGSLILASVAEDIYRNDVSKMKSNVREKFTNVESCLRDMRVTAASLYSIVGTQLLKQAYDFGISRERHTELDEQASGDRLRELREFSQLQLMFVAACFLQCAGSKRAYEDACNVPLQNVKDFALVFKCSSHSFMNPQKKCTIF from the exons GAACAATTCTGCACAGCCCCGGCCGACAGAGGTTGGAGCTGGTACGACGGGCGAAGCTCGAGCCTTCGAAACGG GTTATGAGAAAGGTGCTGCTGGGAACTACGACAGACGATCCCCCCACCTGAAGGAACCACCG AACACCCTTGCACAGGAAGGCCGCGACATCAGCCAGGAACAAAAGAAGTTTAAGACGACGGGAACCATCATGTGCGCCATCATCTTTGTCGGCGTTATAACCATCATTGTCGTCAAGATAATCCGCGTGGGAAAATACGACCCACTTACGGACGACGATGTGTGCAACACTTTCGACTGCATGATATACGAACAACTCCTCAAGGCTTCTCTCGATAGGTCTCTTGACCCGTGTGAGAACTTTTACCGATACGTTTGCAGCGCCTGGGATCGCACGCACGCGAGGTCTGTACTCGATCAGCATCGTCGTGACCATTTAAAGATGATATCCGGCAAAGCCCGAGACATAAAAGCTCCGCCAACAGATCAGTCGGCTACAGAAAAAGCGGCCAAATATTACCAGTCCTGCATAGAGCTTGCTTTCAAGAACAGATCTGAAATATCTGAGTTTCGTGAGATGATGAAAGATGGGAATATCACTTGGCCTCATTCATCACAAAATAGTGATTTCCTCCAGATGATGGCACATGCAATTGCAAAGTGGGATGTAAGTCCCGTACTACAGTTCCAAAAAATAATTCGGAATGAAACGGTGGTGCTGACGATCTCACCTGGAAGGTTCGTTTCAGCTTGGCATGAAACTCGAAGCCGGCTTATTGCTTCGGGTCGTTATTACCAGTATTTTTCTCGGTTATACGATGTATTTGGGGTAAATGCTCCAAGCATGGCTACGTTGGATATGATGAACAATGTCGAAGACAAGATCATGACTAGCCTTTTGCACGGTCTGCTAGATGAGAGTACTGCTGAACTAGAAGAAGACGCGCTCATAAATGCGAGCACTGCCTTTAGTTATGAACGGTGGCGACAATTATTCAAGGATGTCTTAGATGTTCCAAATGATCAGAAAATCGTCGCACGCGTGGTCTCTCTGGACTACTTCAAGGAACTCAATGCGGTAACAAAAGAACAAACCGAATCTGCCATGATCAATTTCTTCTCGCAAGCAGTACTGTTCGAGATAGGCCACCTCTTTTTACCAGACGTTGCCAACTTGGTGTATGTCTCCAAGGAGGAAGCAGTGGAAGCTGCACTCTTCCGTTGTCTCTATCACGTAGAGAGACACATGGAACTAGCCATCACAATGCCGCACCTCTACGATGTCATTCCGTCTGTCACTCAATGGGACGTAACTGCCCTCTACGAAAACGTCAGCTTCGTTGTGGAGCGCCACGTCCGAGTTCTCAGCCCCGAATACGTCCCTCGACATCATGCAAATGCTTCCGGGATTTTGGGAGCCTTCGATCGCTTGCTGAAACCGTCAGAGTTAGATCAGCGTTTTGCTCGATTTCCTAATATGGGTACGTCATTTTCTACAAATTTCCTCAAGGTTGTCGCAGCTACGAGACTAAATACTGGGAAACGAGCTCGATACCTTCATCGTGTCAACTACAGCAGGCTTTACGATGTGGCCTTGCAAAGAATCACTCTTACTCCCTTTGTACTGACCTTACCCGTTTACGCCGTGGGGGTTCCTGCCGCCGTGCGCTACGGCTCTTTGGGGTCCCTTATTCTGGCCAGTGTAGCTGAAGACATATATAGGAATGACGTTTCCAAAATGAAATCTAATGTGAGGGAAAAGTTCACCAATGTGGAATCATGTCTGCGGGACATGCGCGTAACTGCCGCGAGCCTGTACTCTATCGTTGGCACACAGCTTTTGAAGCAAGCGTACGATTTCGGCATTTCACGAGAGAGACATACGGAACTCGACGAGCAGGCAAGTGGCGACAGGCTGAGGGAACTGCGGGAGTTTTCTCAGCTGCAGTTAATGTTCGTGGCGGCGTGTTTTCTTCAATGTGCGGGGTCAAAGCGTGCATACGAGGACGCATGCAACGTACCCTTGCAAAACGTGAAGGACTTTGCGCTTGTGTTTAAATGTTCTAGTCATAGCTTTATGAATCCGCAAAAGAAATGCACCATATTCTGA